The Apium graveolens cultivar Ventura chromosome 6, ASM990537v1, whole genome shotgun sequence genome contains a region encoding:
- the LOC141665452 gene encoding putative mitochondrial protein AtMg00820: MAKIIPVKEPTSFAKAVLDPKWVDAIYTELAALEANNTWSLVPLPSGKSTVGCKWVFKIKYLPNGDVDRYKARSVEKGYTQQQGVDFHDTFAPVAKGVTVKIVFALASAK; the protein is encoded by the coding sequence ATGGCTAAAATTATCCCTGTTAAAGAACCTACTTCTTTTGCTAAGGCTGTTTTAGATCCAAAGTGGGTTGATGCAATATACACAGAGCTGGCTGCTTTAGAGGCTAATAATACATGGAGTTTAGTTCCTTTACCTTCTGGAAAGTCTACTGTAGGTTGTAAATGGGTGTTTAAGATCAAATATCTACCTAATGGGGATGTTGACAGATACAAGGCTCGGTCAGTGGAAAAGGGTTATACTCAGCAGCAAGGAGTCGATTTTCATGACACTTTTGCACCCGTGGCAAAAGGTGTCACTGTTAAAATTGTTTTTGCTCTTGCATCTGCTAAATAA